The genomic stretch TGGACGGTGAGCTTGTCGACCTCGGCAGGGTCAATGGTGTTGTTGACAAAGTCGCGCTTGTAGCCCGTTTGGGCGTATGTGACGTTTGTGCAGAAGACGACGTGGTCGAAGGATGGTTTGTCGTCGTCATGGCGTTTGAGGGCGTTGCAAATGGGTTGAAGGAAATCGATTGCTTCGACGCGGCCTTGCTGGTTGAATATCATGACTCTGGGGCCAGTCCTGGTCATATTGTAAGTTAATCTTTACTTTCCCTTATCATTCTGGGCTTCCTCATGTCTTACCGGCCAGTAATCTCGCTGGCGAACCACTTGGACGACATTTTCAAGCTGTCTGCAGTGTGGGCGCCATCCAGATGCCAAGTCACCTTGTTCTCCTGCTTCACTTCGCACCGACCCCTGAAGACGCATTGTTCCAAGCCGTCGATGAATTCCCGGGGCAGCTCCGCCTCCGAGGTCCCTTTTATGAGTCCTAGTCTTTTGAGGGCCGTCTCCGCGAGGGCGATTGCCAGCGTcgcattcttcttctgaaaCGTGGCGTTTGGTCGGATTCTCACGCCTTCCAAGCGACGGTCAATCTTCAGCACCTGCAAATCAACGCTCTTTTCCTTGGCTCGATTCACGAGAACCTCTTCTGCCCCGGGCAGCTGCTCAATCGTAAATGCCGGGCTGCCCGTCTTCATGATGCCGGCTTTGTGCCAGGCAATCTTCTCGACGGTGTCTCCCAGCACAGCGACATGGTCGATGCCAAGCGTGCTGATGCCCGACGCAACCGGGCTCGACACCAGATTTGTCGAATCGTACTCTCCCCCCTATGCCCGTCTCGTACACGGCCGCTTCGACGCCCTCTTGCAAAAACGCGTGCCAGCTCACGAGGGTGAGATAGCGGGCATACACCGGCTTTGATCCAAACGGCACTTCCGGGTCAGGGGCCTCTCTCGACTCCTCAAGGCGATCCCACACCTCGAAGAAGTATTTCGCGAAAAGCTCTTCTGAGATGGGCTTGGAGTCTATGCGGATCCGCTCGCGCACGGCCATGAGATGCGGCGATGTGAAGAGACCCGTCTTGCGAGGACTgccatgccgctgctggtactgagagaagatggagtcGACAAAGGCACAGGtgcttccttttccctttgtgcCCGCTACGTGGATGATGTTTAGACGATCAAGGTCCGCAGGCTAAAGCAGAAAATAACGAGAGTAAGCTGGTTGCACCTACTTCGGATTTGAGAAACGAGGAGGGGGGAAGTTCAGTCGTTACACACAGTATATCCGATCCGGGTGAGATACGCCCTCATCTTTGCGATGCCAAGGACAGAATCAGGCAGAATGCCAGCCTTGTGGCGAGCTTGAATCACCGCAAACGGCGTCTGAAGCTCATTGAGCTTGTCAATCGCATCCTATCAGACATGGATAAGAATTCATTTATTTCACGGTATAGGTAGTATTGTGAGTGAAAAGGCTcatgagaaagaaagacatgCATACATTGTAAGACCTGCTTGTAGACGCCATGCTTCGCACAGTCCGTATGCGCCCGGCTATAAATCTGAACAAAAAGGTCGTGGGTCGCGTTGATGCATAATGCATCGGTTGTTGCGAATCAACCAGGGggttttccttttattattattttttttcccttatcTGCTGCGCGTGCTGCAGGATTGACCTCATATAAAAGTTCCCCAAAACACCCCCACTGGGCGAGTGAGAAAGCCTCGCCGGAATCGGCTCTAGTttgtgaaaaagaaaaagtcaaaaattGGTTGGTTGGTTAGTCTTGGTTGGTTAGTCTTGGTTGGttgagctgcagaagcgTCGGGCAGATTGTCTCGTCTCGTGTATTTCGCCGGTGAATTGTGGGTGAGTTCAGAATCTTGGAACTGTCTCTtcgtttttgtttcttcaacGTTGGATTGCCAGGTATTTGGAAGTTGCTCTTTGGGAAAGAGACGGTGCCATTGATCTTATCATAGCGTCTTTTTAGCCGGATACTATCGGCATCGTCATAGCTGAATGACTCTCGAATCAGTGTCGACGGCGTAATAGATCAGCCGCAGTTACGTTGCAACGTGAGATGATATCTAGAAAAAAACAATTAATAATTCGCAACTCCATTACGCTTGATCTGAACATTAACTCTGCATTTgaaaattattttaatttcaATTCCGCGTTTCGCGAACGGCTGTCATGATATATGGCACAACACTTCAACACTCAGCTAAGAAGATGACAAAATACATCGCTGTCACTTTCAGCGTCTTAGGAATATCACGCAATATTGTCTGTCAATTCCCTCCCCACCTTGCCAACAACGTACTTCTTCATACCCTCCCCCAGCCCATTGAAAAACGACGCATCAAATCTTTTCCCACTGTCCGCCCAAGCCAAGCGCGACCTCCAGGTTAGCCAGTTCTCAGCCATGGACCCCTCTGGCGCTCGAAGGATTCCCGTTGCGAGATCAACAATGTGCCAGTCACCTGGCTTTAGATGTTTACGTTCATCGTGCGAATAAAAGACGGTTGCGCCGCAGGTGCTGCAGAAGCTTCGCAACACGCCTGGCGATGAAGCATACGTCTTGGCAGTCCCAATCTTCAGATCGCTCTTGATTTCAGGCTCGCAGAATGACAAAGGCAGAAACGCCCAGCCAATGAGATGCGTACCGTTTGCGATACGGCAGTCGTCGCAGCAATCATAGCTGGCCATCCATTTGTTCTGGTCAATGGGAGAAATGCATGTGCTCAGCATTTCATTCTCAAGCAGCTCTGGCGAGGGACGCTTGATTGTGAACGATACGCCCCCGCAATGGCACTCAGCCCGCAGCCGCTCTTGTCCGTCTTCGCCGACTTCTGGCTGCGGCTCAACAGTCTTGGCTCGAGGGCTGTCTTTGGGAGGGTTATAGTCCAGCAGCTCGCGACCATCCAGGTGTGTCAGCGCCTGAGCGAGGCCCTTATCCAAGGCCGAGTCACTAAAGTAATGGCCTTCCAACACAAAGGTGTCTGGGCTATGGTCTGTGAATATCGAAGTCGCAGGCGTCCACTGCTCTCTGTCCAGTCCAACTCCCGCAATGTGGCATC from Trichoderma atroviride chromosome 3, complete sequence encodes the following:
- a CDS encoding uncharacterized protein (EggNog:ENOG41): MMADSKVETKSLEAKCLCGSVHFTVDVPVASLPLQEYLCHCSVCRLSTGGPCNFHARLEPGIKPNFIAPSSEKNLTTYSIDGFGCTYDFCSTCGCHIAGVGLDREQWTPATSIFTDHSPDTFVLEGHYFSDSALDKGLAQALTHLDGRELLDYNPPKDSPRAKTVEPQPEVGEDGQERLRAECHCGGVSFTIKRPSPELLENEMLSTCISPIDQNKWMASYDCCDDCRIANGTHLIGWAFLPLSFCEPEIKSDLKIGTAKTYASSPGVLRSFCSTCGATVFYSHDERKHLKPGDWHIVDLATGILRAPEGSMAENWLTWRSRLAWADSGKRFDASFFNGLGEGMKKYVVGKVGRELTDNIA